From Rhododendron vialii isolate Sample 1 chromosome 7a, ASM3025357v1:
atgatcgggaagggcttgatccgagtagttttttacTGAATTGTTctataaaaaactgttcggatcaagcccttgccgatcattttttttgctgatttctttcgggtacccttaaaatcacgttttgatcactttgagcggctcggatcatcgaaattcgatcggaaaatgcaAGGTCCGGACCGTAAGGCGGTccggacctgaaaagaactctctctctctctctatatatcttcaggtaaggaccttaaaatgaggaccttatatgcggacctccccatttcttgcctttcccgatcggatttcgatgatccgggccgctcaatgtgttcagaatgtgattttaagggtacccgtgagaaatcggcaaaaaaaatgaccgagaagggcttgatttgagcagtttttatttgaaccgttcgataaaaaacaaacaaaaaactgctcgaatgaagctcttcccggtctttttttttgctaattcctcgcgggtacccttaaaatcacgttctgaacacattgagcggctcggatcatcgaaattcgatcgggaaagggaggtccacattttattaaaataaagaggtccttataagaaggggactcatgtatgtgtatatatatatatgcaatgaaATATAAAAccattttacccaaaaaagcAACATAGATAACTAGCATTCAGATACATAGAGACATATACACATGcatatatacagagagagagagagagagagagagagacacttACGATTTGGAGACCTAGATCATCGATGTCGTCAGTCGTCACTGTGCTTGGCTTGAGCTTTTTGTGTATTTAAAGGacaaattacacaataagcccaACATATATACTCCCTCTGGCACAACAAAGTTGTGCCTTTATTCCTTTTTGGGATTCCTAAAATAATGTGCTTGTtccaaaactttccaattttggATGTCtatattaccattttacccctcaTTTCTCCCTCCCAAATCCAAATTATGAACTTGatttgaaaggaaaatggagtaaaatggtaaaattgaccCAAAGTCAATGTGattatgatattttcttaaattaAGTGAAAGTCAAAATAGgcgcaacaaattgggacggagggagtaattatttactaaaaatcccagaattttgaaaaaaaattcattttgggctaaaacgtacccgTGAAGAACCCAAGGCGTACCGACGGAGTACCCTTGCAGCACCCAAAGATACCAAAAGTACCCAGTACAATTTTTCCGCACCGACGCCGTACCCGGTGTGCGTACGGCAACATTTTCGGAGTACCTGTGCTTCATAGGGTGGAGTTGTCCAGAACATCTTCCTTTTGCAAGAACTTTAATCATACTGCTTTTTGAAAGTGGACAACAAACGGACAAATCACTTTGATTATAGTCTTTGACAGACATCCTATTTTGGCCACCGAAAGCACATTTCAATTCTTTCATTTCCTTGGCATTTTTGGCTTTCTCCATCCTTATAGCTATGAGGTTATGTATATAACCTACTTCGGTTGCGGCATTCATGACCTAATTGTTGAGATCTTCATCCGGATCTTGGGCTTCACTCGCTAGGCATGCAAATGAGTTGTTGATTGGAGTATTAGACGGGTTGGAACTGCGGTAGTGATGTCATAAATACAACCCTTATCGCATTGGCTTTGGATGAGGAGGTAATAGAAAAGGATTGGTCCTTAATTGTTTTCATTAGCTTAATTTATGGCTCTTCTTGAGACAACCCATATTGAGGTTTCACCTGTCTTGAAGCTGCTGGGTAGCTTCATTGGCAAAGAAGTATTGGAAGAAACCAACTGTTGATGTTACTTGCAAGAAGAAACGTAGGATTAGTTTCATCAATAAATTCAGGCTTTTCACTGGATCGCACTTAACCcaccttttttttgaaaaaaaaaaaaaccctctgaCCAATGGGTAGTTTTATATCATCATAACAGAAATGGAGATCCCACTTCCAAATCCATGAAATACGGAGTTTCTTGGCATACCATAAATTATTTCGTTCTTCGGGTGGATTACCTATAGTTTTACCTTAGGATGATAGTCATACCATAGTGGAAATGGTGTAACAAGAGGTTGTGGTAAATTTATTACCAATCCAAAATTTTCCCACCAATTTCGGAAACCTTAAGCTTTAAAATCTTTTGATTTATACTGAAAAACTAAGAATGTTTCTTGATTGGATTCTGAATATTTCCGATAGTAAAATCTAAAATGCCGAAACTATATATAGtgtcaataattaaaattttggcCATTCAGCTGCAATGATCTTTGCTTTGGAGGGATCAAGTCCCCATTTCAACACATGAAGTAATCGTAGTCAAGCTAAAGGAGGTAATCAAGAGCAATTCAATGTTGTTTACGTCAAGCAAGGTTGATACCAAAAGTGATTTATTGATGGCATCACAACCCCAGTCAGAAATCGAACCAGGCAACAACCAATTTATATGCTTAGCTGGTGAAGCACACAACCCCAGTCAGAAATCGAACCAGGCAACAACCAATTTATATGCTTAGCTGGTGAAGCACAAGATAGATGAAGATCTCGACAATGAGATCATGGATCATGCAACTGAAGTAGATTGTTAGGATTCCTTCAAAGCATTAAATACAATGAGATCGTTGAAATGTGATTTTGATGGCTTTCATATCATGATGTCTTTCGAAGACAAAATAGTTGAAGGGCTTGTGCACTTGTTGACCACATTCAAACAGCTTTGCAAATGGAAACTGCTCTGTATGACTCCACCTAATCGAGGACACGTCGCATTTCGGATTTGAAGCTGAAAATTCAGAAAATGTAAGAGAAGCTGTGGGGACATTTCGTTTGGGGTGGTATATATGAGAGGAGTTTAAGTTCCATCTTGTGGATTGGGATACAGTTTGCACTCCAATTTGTGATGGGGGTTTAGGAGTGAGAAAGCTTGTTCTTTTCAATCAAAGCTTATTAGGGAAATGGTTATGGAGATTTGCCTGGGATAGATGGTGGAGGGAAGTGGTGTGTGCTAGGCATGGGGATTGTTGGGGTGGGTGGTCTTCACTAGAAATGCAATTGTCGCATGGGAGGGGTCTTTGGAAGGGTATTAGGAGATGATGGGGTGTCTTTTCTAGACATATTAGTATGAAGGTGGGGGACATGGAGGAGGGTGAAGTATTGGGAGTAATGGAGTATATTTGGTTTGGAAATGTTAGGTTGGGAGATGCTTACCCTTCAATATTATTGGGGGTTGGATGAGTTTTTAGATCTCCTTGGAAAGCTTTATGAGGTGAGGGAGGTGGGGGAGAGGGGAAGATTAATTGAGGTGGATCCTGGCAGGTAATCGGTCTTTTGAGGTGGAATGATATTTCCTTGTTTTGGCTAGAGAACGAAACACTTCCTTTCCTTGGAGTGCCATTTGGGGTACTTGTGCACGGTGCGccaaccaaggtttctttttttgcttggtGTGCAGCTAAGGATAAGATTCTCACCATAGATAATCTTGTTTGTCGGATATTTATGGTGAATCGGTGTTGTATGTGCTTGAGAGATGAAGAGTCCATGGCACATTTGTTTATTCATTGTCTGGTTGCTAAGGAACTTTGGAATACAGTTCTTGTTTCGTGGTGTATGTTGTGGGTTTTCCTTGCTATGGTGACGAAGCTTATTAAAAAATGATATGGGGCTAGAATGGGTAGAAGAAGACGGAAGCTATGGATTATGATCCCGCTGTGCTTGATGTGGTTAATCTAGAGAAAGAGGAACCATAGATATTTTGATGGGGAGATTAGGCCTTTGTTCAATTTGAAGAGTCGTTTAATTTCTACTTTGTTTAGTTAGGAGTCGAGGGAGTGTAATCCTTCGTTGAGTGAATTCTGACATCTTAGATGTTTTTGGCGTATAAAGGGGTTTATAGgggtttttagtttttgaaCCTTTCCTTTTTATTCCTTGCTTTTTGTACATTGGTGGCATCCCCTTGATGCTTCTTCtataaaattttattacttgtcaataaaaaagaaggaaagacaaaaaaaacctaGTGTAGAACACTTGGAGGCCAGGactactttcttttcttttctctccccTTTTCCTTTGTAATCATTACAGTAAATTCCAGAGTTTATTCTGCCTCTGTTCTATTACTAGAAgtttctatatttttcttttatttgcttatagtaatttttttgatcggctatTTCATTGAACTATTGTCGATCCTTTCTATTTTTCATAGATGTGTGTGGATATTTGGATGTGTGTATCTAGGCATGAACGTAGCTAGTGAACCAAATGACCATATGTGCATTTCTATGTTTTGCAACATCTAATGGTCAAACCATTCCTAATAGTTCTAAAGAATAAGTACCTAACCCGACCTTTATGCATGTGGAACCTAACTAGAACTGAATGGTAAAACCAGCGATTCTTGTTGTGTTCCCTGTTCGATTCTAATTCTCTTCCCGGTTCTACCCTGTGAGCATTAGAAATGGAATAGTAAAGTAGTTCAAACATGAAGATGGAATGATGGAGGATGGGGGTTACTCTTTACCCTGATTATTTACAGCTGTGAATTCAGAAACTCACAAATACACATGGATAACGTGTTGTGGTCAATTTACGGTTAATATCAAGATCAAACTATTCTTTTCTTAACCCATCACGGTAAAAGCAACCAGTTTAAGGTTGTCGCTGAGATCGATGGTAAATGTGGAGGTCTTGAGTTTGGCTTCTGTTGGCACCGTCTTGGCTTACCCTACATGTGGTTTGTGTGGTTACCTCTGAGGTTTACCCTGCATGAGTCTGTCTAGGGTAGCCCTGCCATGGATGGGTTACTCGTCACAAAAAACACTAATAATGGTCGTAATCTAGCAAACAAACTGACAAATACAAATAAATGTTTGACTTTTCAGCAATTGAAGAAAAGTTAGTTGACTTAAAAATGAACACTTGTGGGTACAATTTTGTATAGTAGAGATTTATTTCAACTGTAGGTGAACACTGAATTACTATACATATTTTACAAGTCAGTTCAAAATACAAATCCATCcttgttttgtccttttgaCTTCATTTTCGCTTATGtttcttggagagagagggtgagcATAGATTCAGAGCTATAACAGATAGATTTTGTAATTACTGTATATACTATTATCCTTGGTGCTAATCGTATTCAGGGTTGCGAACCTGATTTGCAACAGAGCAAAAGTTGCCTTGGATGCTGTGCTACTCTCCCGCTGTCAACTGCCATGGATGAGCCTTTTTCTGATCTATCTTTCGTGCTTGTTTTCCTGGGTCTATGAAAGCCTTTCACTGACTTATTATTTACATTACATTTTCGAAAAGTGTGAGCTTGaaattcccaaaacaaaaacatgcgTACAGACAGAAGATATTTTGATTGGGAGATTATCAATTTATCTTTCTAAAAGGAACTTTTGACTTCATTTTTGCTTGTGtttcttggagagagagggtgagcATAGATTCAGAGCTATAACAGATAGATTTTGTAATAACTTTATATTCTATTATCCTTGGTTGGTGCTAATCATATTCATGGTTGCGAACTAATCATATTCATGGTTGCGAACCTGATTTGCAACAGAGCAGAAGTTGCCTTGGATGCTGTGCTACTCTCCCGCTTTCAACCGTGGATGAGCCATCCAAGGGACTGGGTATTCAAGGCAAGTCAGTAAATAAACCAAGCTATTCAGAGGATTTTTGGAGCACCAGCACGTGTGAGATGGACAATAGTGCAGCTCAGTCCCAGAGAAGTGTATCCTCAATGAGCACATCAAATCCTCTCCTAGATCCCCACAATAGTGCTTGCAGCACCAGTAATCGTACTGAATTTGTAAATCATGGCAAGTCGAAATTACTGTCGAAATTACTTAATGTTTCCTGTTGTATTTTACTTGCAGAATGGCTGCTTACATTTCTCATATACCTGTTCGAGTTTCATTTGAGTAGTTGTGTTTTGACTCATCACCTTGTATTCTCTTTAATATTCCTTCCAGCTTCCAAAACCTGAAACTAGAAGCTCGGCTATCTTTCTTTGCATCTCGTTCTGAATTTTTTCCTTCTCGTTCGACTTCTTTACCTGTTTGCCAATTTTGTCTGCTAAACTTGAACCATTGTTACTGTCAGGTCTCCTTCTTTGGAATCAAAC
This genomic window contains:
- the LOC131333279 gene encoding uncharacterized protein LOC131333279, encoding MGKLKDKFRTLCCSRSCLGCCATLPLSTVDEPSKGLGIQGKSVNKPSYSEDFWSTSTCEMDNSAAQSQRSVSSMSTSNPLLDPHNSACSTSNRTEFVNHGLLLWNQTRQQWTANKTSQNSAQIREPKLSWNASYENLLGTSKPFPQPIPLAEMVEFLADIWELEGLYD